A single genomic interval of Paralichthys olivaceus isolate ysfri-2021 chromosome 7, ASM2471397v2, whole genome shotgun sequence harbors:
- the phlda2 gene encoding pleckstrin homology-like domain family A member 2 has protein sequence MKMSAAEISQVLKEGELEKRSDSLLQFWKRKTCVLTTDSLNIYADTQKRTKGKELKLQSIKKVDCVERTGKFVYFTIVTTDNKEIDFRCSGEENCWNAVITMALIDYQNRKAIQDFKTLQDNESASPGQQERRMARAP, from the coding sequence atgaaaatgtcagcgGCGGAGATCAGCCAGGTCCTCAAGGAGGGAGAGCTGGAGAAGAGGAGCGACAGCCTGCTCCAGTTCTGGAAGAGGAAGACGTGCGTCCTGACCACGGACAGCCTCAACATTTACGCGGACACGCAGAAGCGCACCAAGGGCAAGGAGCTCAAGCTGCAGTCCATCAAGAAGGTGGACTGCGTGGAGCGCACCGGCAAGTTCGTCTATTTCACCATCGTGACCACGGACAATAAGGAGATCGATTTCCGGTGCTCTGGCGAGGAGAACTGCTGGAACGCGGTGATCACGATGGCACTGATCGATTACCAGAACAGAAAGGCCATCCAGGACTTTAAAACGCTGCAGGACAACGAGAGCGCATCGCCCGGACAGCAGGAGAGGCGCATGGCGAGGGCGCCCTGA